The following are encoded in a window of Scophthalmus maximus strain ysfricsl-2021 chromosome 6, ASM2237912v1, whole genome shotgun sequence genomic DNA:
- the LOC118309228 gene encoding telomeric repeat-binding factor 2-interacting protein 1 — protein MTMPSKHQEVAESKTSPLLFVTVDGEPMSFFMRPGPVKRRLQPLIASGGGTMCKVQRPGAILLIDQDERGCIPETTARWYVATKYIHDCIEEDKQLNIEDYRLNPEDIPKHSTRLNNSREGSSGQVGGRVAYSPEEDAAILSYVSKHKTETGGNRLWQEMEKQHVTSHSWQSMKYRYRVQLAKKHTEAEKVQTTEGETKEEKQETDIAKPSSEKAAPPQILSPAPDCLQTDLTQVDAQPIPAESTQLENVDAETSNLPQPGEPCVDTQGNARRIPAESTEPEATDPQTINSPQKESAPEDSPQSLRHTLTPKEPVEKQVASPELERRQQHRLTRRQLELEASSSPVPYGKKLRSLSVSPRPAKETESAVKPAIQIHTTIDPPPSKRARVQDEAAAAESQQVESAEAAVCETPRADEESRPSPQNGGKKKEKRKLGILALATKEFEDESESSEDESPDLQNPTEPAAMQPTSTEPPLLSSDPAADQASTRSNPEPGPSLQEKPQQAQVLSSDGAAEMGCPQPQPQPQPQPAASDPAPTEASHAASGAHRFIFDSESQEEDSQSLIGDRATARPNPQPLVNEDAALSLTQVHLEEDVQRITALMNHTNEDIVVVTKALLKTSGDFAAALDLLSNPSVISGPFWNHHDDGLLLSADPVVRQQLQEKYGERELAQRIVFLELEG, from the exons ATGACCATGCCGTCCAAACATCAGGAAGTGGCCGAATCTAAaacctcccctcttctcttcgtGACCGTGGACGGTGAACCCATGTCTTTCTTCATGCGGCCGGGTCCTGTCAAGCGCAGGCTGCAGCCGCTCATCGCATCTGGAGGAGGGACGATGTGCAAAGTCCAGCGGCCTGGAGCAATCCTGCTGATTGACCAGGACGAGAGAGGCTGTATTCCTGAAACGACTGCTCGCTG gtATGTGGCCACCAAGTACATTCACGACTGCATCGAGGAGGATAAACAGCTCAACATTGAGGACTATCGGTTGAATCCCGAAGACATCCCGAAACATTCTACGAGACTCAACAACAGCAGAGAGGGCTCCTCTGGACAAGTAGGAG GCAGGGTTGCCTACAGCCCTGAAGAAGATGCAGCCATTTTGAGTTATGTCAGCAAGCACAAGACGGAGACGGGTGGAAACCGGCTTTGGCAAGAGATGGAGAAGCAGCACGTGACGAGTCACAGCTGGCAGTCCATGAAATATCGTTACAGGGTCCAACTGGCGAAGAAACACACGGAGGCTGAGAAGGTGCaaacaacagagggagagaccaAG gaggaaaaacaagagacagacaTTGCAAAACCTTCCAGTGAAAAGGCCGCTCCTCCTCAGATACTTTCACCAGCACCAGACTGTCTTCAGACAGACCTAACACAG GTGGATGCCCAGCCCATACCAGCCGAAAGCACACAGCTCGAAAATGTAGATGCTGAAACGTCAAACCTCCCGCAGCCTGGGGAGCCTTGTGTGGATACGCAGGGAAATGCCCGCCGCATTCCAGCTGAGAGCACAGAGCCAGAAGCCACAGATCCCCAAACAATCAACTCTCCACAGAAAGAGAGTGCCCCGGAGGACTCACCACAGTCCCTGCGCCACACCTTAACGCCAAAAGAGCCGGTAGAGAAGCAGGTGGCCTCCCCAGAGCTGGAACGGCGACAGCAGCATCGATTAACACGCAGGCAGCTCGAGCTTGAGGCGTCATCATCGCCTGTGCCTTACGGCAAAAAACTTAGATCATTGTCAGTCTCTCCTCGGCCTGCAAAGGAAACTGAATCAGCGGTTAAGCCCGCTATTCAAATACACACGACAATAGACCCACCGCCTTCAAAGAGAGCCAGAGTACAGGATGAGGCAGCGGCGGCAGAGAGTCAACAAGTGGAGAGTGCAGAAGCCGCCGTCTGTGAAACACCACGAGCAG ATGAAGAATCACGGCCATCGCCACAGAacggagggaagaaaaaagaaaagagaaagttggGGATTCTGGCGTTGGCTACAAAGGAGTTTGAAGATGAAAGTGAG TCGTCTGAGGATGAATCTCCAGATCTCCAAAACCCAACTGAGCCTGCGGCGATGCAGCCGACATCGACAGAACCGCCTCTCTTGTCTTCAGACCCGGCTGCAGACCAGGCCTCCACACGGTCCAACCCCGAACCTGGACCCAGCCTCCAGGAGAAACCCCAACAGGCCCAAGTCCTCAGCAGTGACGGTGCAGCAGAGATGGGCTGCcctcaacctcaacctcaacctcaacctcaacCTGCTGCTTCTGATCCCGCCCCCACTGAGGCTTCCCATGCAGCCTCCGGTGCCCACCGTTTTATATTTGACAGTGAATCTCAGGAAGAAGACTCCCAGTCCCTTATCGGTGACAGGGCTACAGCTCGGCCCAACCCACAGCCACTAGTGAACGAAGACGCGGCACTATCTCTGACTCAGGTTCACTTGGAGGAGGACGTGCAGCGAATCACAGCACTGATGAACCACactaatgag GATATAGTCGTTGTGACCAAAGCCCTGTTGAAGACCAGCGGAGACTTTGCTGCTGCGCTGGATCTGCTTTCGAATCCCTCTGTCATTTCTGGACCTTTTTGGAATCACCACGATGACGGCCTTTTGCTCTCCGCTGATCCTGTCGTCcgccagcagctgcaggagaaatACGGTGAGAGGGAGCTGGCCCAAAGAATAGTGTTTCTTGAGTTGGAGGGATGA
- the pparg gene encoding peroxisome proliferator-activated receptor gamma — protein MQTPGRDFHHQCGHTFPVDMVDTQQLLAWPVGFSLSAVDLSELDDSSHSLDMKHLSTLDYASISSTSIPSPLSPTHVSSISSVGVAYDPSPPQSEEHLTNMDYTNMHSYRAEPIMHNSIKLEPESPPQYSDSPAFSKLQDDASATSLNIECRVCGDKASGFHYGVHACEGCKGFFRRTIRLKLVYDHCDLHCRIHKKSRNKCQYCRFQKCLNVGMSHNAIRFGRMPQAEKEKLLAEFSSDMEHMHPEAADLRALARHLYEAYLKYFPLTKAKARAILSGKTGDNATFVIHDMKSLMEGEQFLNCRQIPIQEHQQQPSVLTAGHGGLTEIYMGPECGVLGMTSISGQGPTNAVELRFFHSCQSRSAEAVREVTEFAKSIPGFTDLDLNDQVTLLKYGVIEVLIIMMAPLMNKDGTLISYGQIFMTREFLKSLRKPFCQMMEPKFEFSVKFNTLELDDSDMALFLAVIILSGDRPGLLNVKPIEQLQETVLHALELQLKLNHPDSLQLFAKLLQKMTDLRQIVTDHVHLLQLLKKTEVDMCLHPLLQEIMKDLY, from the exons TAGACATGGTGGACACCCAGCAGCTCCTGGCCTGGCCTGTCGGCTTCAGCCTGAGCGCGGTGGACCTCTCGGAGCTGGACGACAGCTCGCACTCGCTCGACATGAAGCATTTGTCCACGTTGGACTacgcctccatctcctccacctccatcccttcccctctgtctcccacGCACGTGTCCTCCATCTCTTCCGTTGGCGTGGCCTACGACCCCAGTCCGCCGCAGAGCGAAGAGCACCTGACGAACATGGActacacaaacatgcacagctACCGGGCAGAGCCGATCATGCACA ATTCAATCAAGCTGGAGCCAGAGTCGCCGCCTCAGTACTCGGACAGTCCCGCGTTCTCCAAGCTCCAGGACGACGCGTCGGCGACATCGCTGAACATCGAGTGCCGTGTGTGTGGGGACAAAGCCTCCGGGTTTCACTATGGCGTCCATGCCTGCGAGGGCTGTAAG GGTTTCTTCAGACGCACAATCAGGTTAAAGTTGGTGTACGATCACTGCGATCTGCACTGTCGCATCCACAAGAAGTCGCGCAACAAGTGCCAATACTGTCGCTTCCAGAAGTGCCTCAATGTCGGCATGTCACACAACG ctatTCGTTTTGGCCGAATGCCCCaggcagagaaggagaaacTGCTGGCTGAGTTCTCGTCTGACATGGAGCACATGCACCCGGAGGCAGCCGATCTGAGGGCTCTGGCCCGGCATCTGTACGAGGCCTATCTGAAATACTTCCCCCTCACCAAGGCCAAGGCTAGGGCCATCCTCTCCGGGAAGACCGGAGACAACGCG acGTTTGTCATCCATGACATGAAGTCTCTAATGGAAGGAGAGCAGTTCCTCAACTGCAGGCAGATTCCCATCCaggagcaccagcagcagccctcTGTCCTCACAGCGGGACACGGAG GGCTCACAGAAATTTACATGGGGCCAGAGTGTGGCGTTTTGGGAATGACGAGCATCAGCGGGCAGGGGCCGACGAACGCTGTGGAGCTACGCTTCTTCCACAGCTGCCAGTCGCGCTCGGCCGAGGCCGTGAGAGAAGTGACGGAGTTCGCCAAGAGCATCCCCGGATTCACTGATCTGGATCTCAATGATCAG GTAACCCTGCTGAAGTACGGTGTGATAGAGGTGTTGATCATCATGATGGCACCTCTGATGAACAAAGACGGGACCCTGATCTCCTACGGACAGATCTTCATGACGCGGGAGTTCCTCAAAAGTCTCAGGAAACCTTTCTGTCAAATGATGGAACCAAAGTTTGAGTTCTCCGTGAAGTTCAACACGCTGGAGCTGGACGACAGCGACATGGCGCTGTTCCTGGCTGTCATCATCCTCAGCGGAG ACCGTCCAGGCCTTCTGAACGTGAAGCCCATCGAGCAGCTCCAGGAGACGGTGCTTCATGCGCTCGAGCTGCAGCTGAAGCTAAACCACCcggactctctgcagctgttcGCCAAGCTGCTCCAGAAGATGACCGACCTGCGTCAGATCGTCACGGACCacgtccacctcctccagctgctgaagAAGACCGAGGTGGACATGTGCTTACACCCGCTGCTGCAGGAGATCATGAAGGACTTGTATTAG